Below is a window of Geomonas oryzisoli DNA.
AGGCGTTTCCACGATGGACCCTTTGTCGAGCCTGATCACCCTGCGGTGGGAGTTCTCGATCACGCGGCGGTCGTGGGTCGCCACCACCACCGTGGTGCCGCGGATATTGGCCTCCTTGAAGATGGAAAGGATCGCCTCCTTGTTCTCGTCGTCCAGGTTGCCGGTGGGCTCGTCGGCCACCAGGATCTTGGGGTCGTTCACCAGGGCGCGCGCCAGCGCCACGCGCTGCTGCTCGCCGCCGGAAAGACGCAGGGGAGTGGCGTTGATCTTATCCTCGATCCCCATCCGTTTGAGGATGTGATAGACCTTCTTGCCGATGTCGCGCTTGCCCCACCCAAGCACCTCCAGGGTGATGGCCACGTTCTCCAACACGGTCCGGTTCGGAAGCAGCTTGTAGTCCTGGAATACCACCCCGATGGAGCGGCGCAGCAGGGGGACCTGCGAGCGGGAAAGCCGGGTCAGGTTGACGCCGTCGATCAGCACCTGTCCCCGGGTGGGGGTCAGGTCGGCGTAGATCAGCTTAAGGAGCGTCGACTTCCCCGCCCCCGACTGCCCGGTCAAAAAAACAAAATCCCCTTTGGGGATCTTGAGGTTTATGTCGGACAGCGCGCTCGACTCCGGCTGGTACGACATGAAAACGTTATGCATTTGAATCATCGGTCTGTAGGCCTCGTAACTACCATTCGTTGTACGGCTTGCCGTCGCTGCCGACCAGCGTGGAACCGCTATGCACGTCGTAGACCCCGCCTCCCCCCCCCTCGGAAGGGGTATCGGTGGCGGGAGGCGCGGTGATTACCCAGCTGTCCTTGGACCTGGTGAAGGGGTCCTTGGGAATCTCCCTCAGGTACTTGTTCTTGTTGTCGACCAGTTCCTGCAGCGTCTCGGGGTACTTGCCCTGATCCGCATAGTACTGATCGATGGTGGAGCGCATGGTGTAAAGGTCTTCCCGCAGCACCGCCTCACGCGCCCTAATGATGCCCCACTGGTAATTGGGAGCGCTGATCGCCGCCAGAATGCCGATGATGGTAACCACTATCATCAGTTCTATGAGCGTAAAGCCTCGCTGACTTTTAACTATCCTCTTCAACATGAGGTTCACCAGTCCTTGTATTTCGTACCGTCTATGGCGACGCCTTCGCTCAGGGAATGAACGTCGAAAACGTCCTCGCCTCCCCACTTGGTGCTGTCGAACTCGTCGGCATGGGAGCGCAGCCCCCACCCGGTATCGTCATCCCCTTCGCCCTTGAAGAAGGGATCCTTGGGAATGCGCCGCAGAAACTTTTTCTTTTCCTTGACCAGCCCGCCGAAGTCGTCCCCTTCCACCAGCAGGCTCAACTTTTTGGGGTAACCGGTGGCATTCAGCACCTGCACGGTTTTCTGGTCCGCCTGCGACTTGTCATAGTTTTTCTTGTACTCGTCTATGGCGGTCCTGATCTCGCGCAGGTTCCTTCTCAGCTCGATTTCCTTGGTCCGCTTGGAAGCCAGCTGGGCCGACGGAACGATCAGCGAGGCGAGCAAGGTGAGGATGACCATGGTCACCACCATCTCGATCAGGCTGAGGCCCCGGTTATTTTTAAGGATCTTCCACATCGCCGCGACAGCCCGTGGGCTACTTTACCTCCACAACCGACTTGAACGGGGTCACGGCGATCTGCCCTCCCCCTTTTTGCGTGAAGCTGGTGTTGGAGAAGGAGAGCGGGGTGCTCCCCTGGCCGATGGCCTTGAAGGTCACCTGGGCCAGGACACCGTTGCCGGTGCTTCCTTCGGTCTTGCTGCCGGACATCCAGATCTCGCCCTTCTTCTTGTCTGCGAAGGATTGGAAGGTGGAGGGCTTGCTCGTCTCCTTGAGAAGCGTCCCTTCGGTCTGTGCCACTGCCTCCAGGATAGTGGGATCGTAGCTCAGCACGAACACGGCCTTCTCGAGATCTTTCATGCCCGAGGCGTTGATCTGTACGCTGAACTGGTCATTGAGCTTAACCGAAGAAGGGAGGCTCAACGCCAGCAGGGCCTTCTCAAGCGGGACCGGCGAGATCGCAGGCTTGGGCGCCGTGTTGGCCGCGGCAGCAGCGGCTGCAGCGGCTGCGTTTGCAGCAGCCCCCTGCTCGGCGGCGGTTGCAGCAGGCGCCTCTGCCCCGGGCTCAGCCGGAACCTCGACGGTGGTTTCGTCCTCCGCGGCGGTGGCCGGGGCCGCGGCGCCCGGTGCGATCACAGCCTCAGTACCAGGAGCGGCAGCGCCAGGAACGCCAGGAACGCCAGGAACGGCGGGAACGGCGGGGGCAGCGGGGGCTGCCGGTGCCGGGGTGGCCTTTTTAGCCGGGGCCGCCTTTGCGGGCGCAGCCTTGGCCGGAGCGGCATCGGCAAACTCGGGCTCGATGAAGGACTGGTACGGCTTGTTGGTGGAGGGTTCGTCCTCGCGACCGGACCAGAAGGCCGCGACGTCGT
It encodes the following:
- a CDS encoding type IV pilin protein: MLKRIVKSQRGFTLIELMIVVTIIGILAAISAPNYQWGIIRAREAVLREDLYTMRSTIDQYYADQGKYPETLQELVDNKNKYLREIPKDPFTRSKDSWVITAPPATDTPSEGGGGGVYDVHSGSTLVGSDGKPYNEW
- a CDS encoding type II secretion system protein; translated protein: MWKILKNNRGLSLIEMVVTMVILTLLASLIVPSAQLASKRTKEIELRRNLREIRTAIDEYKKNYDKSQADQKTVQVLNATGYPKKLSLLVEGDDFGGLVKEKKKFLRRIPKDPFFKGEGDDDTGWGLRSHADEFDSTKWGGEDVFDVHSLSEGVAIDGTKYKDW
- the ftsE gene encoding cell division ATP-binding protein FtsE, whose translation is MIQMHNVFMSYQPESSALSDINLKIPKGDFVFLTGQSGAGKSTLLKLIYADLTPTRGQVLIDGVNLTRLSRSQVPLLRRSIGVVFQDYKLLPNRTVLENVAITLEVLGWGKRDIGKKVYHILKRMGIEDKINATPLRLSGGEQQRVALARALVNDPKILVADEPTGNLDDENKEAILSIFKEANIRGTTVVVATHDRRVIENSHRRVIRLDKGSIVETPGFLVGGGTGSAGACPLEEVTDVQG